The stretch of DNA GCTAAACAATGAAAAGAAGGACAGCGCCGAAACCGCAGGGTGGTGCGGGGGGTGGGATTTGAACCCACGCAGGCCTACGCCAACGGGTCTTAAGCCCGCCCCCTTTGGCCAGGCTCGGGCACCCCCGCACCATAGGTAAGTATTTCTCCCCGGGTCTGGCTAAAAATACTCGCCGCGTTAGCAGGTGATTATTGGGTTACGTGGCTAGGGTGGTTTTGCGTGTCTCAGGAGTCCTGTCTAGGGCCCGCCGCTTCTAGGCTTCTGGATGAGGAGCTAGCCGCCCTGGCGGGGGATATTGACAGGGAGAACAGGGTTCCCGATAGCCTCATCGAGAAGGCTGCTGCGGAGGGGCTTTTCGACATAGGGAGTGTGGAATGCCTGCTGCAGGCTGTGAGGCGCGCGTCGAGGTTTAGCAGGGGGTTTGCCCACGTCCTCCTAGTACACGGTAGCTGCAGGCTGGCCGTTGGCGGGGAGGGGAGGGTGTACGCCCTCGGCATAACCGAGGCTGGAGGAGGGACTGATGTGAGGGCTAACATAGCAACTAGGGCCGAGGAGCTGGGCGGCGGCTCCTACAGGCTAGAGGGCATGAAATACTTCACTAGTAACGCCCTATACGCCTCCCACTTCGTCGTTCTCGCACTCGCTGGTGAGGAGCCGGCGCTCTTCCTGTGCGAGAAGCAGCCTAGGATCAGGGTCGAGCCGCTGGACCTATCGGGCTTCAGGGGCTCTGGAGTTGGGAAGGTCGTCTTCGACGGAGCAGTCTGCGAGAGGCTGACGGAGCCTGGGGTAGACGGGGTTAGGGCGGCTCTGGGCTATATAAACGTTGGCAGGCTCGGTTACGCCTCCCTAGCCCTCGGCATAGCGGATAGGGCTATAGAGGTTATCGTGGAGGCTGCTTCCTCCAAGAGAGTATTCGGCAAACGCCTGCTAGACTACCAGGGTGTGCAGTGGAGGATAGCCTCAATAGCGGCGCGCAGGGCGGCGCTCGAGAGCCTGGTGGTCTCAGCCCTTGATGGGGGAGGCAGGGTGGACCCTGAGAAGGCTGCTATGGCTAAGGTGCTAGGCGGCGAGCTGGCGCTCGAGGCGGCCTGGTCGGCGGTTCAGATACTAGGGGGCAGGGGTTTGGCCATGTGGGGTGAAGCGGAGAGGATGTACAGGGATGCTAAGGTTATTGACATAGGCGAGGGGGCGAAGGAGGTGCTCATGGACTACATAGCGGGTAGGACCGTTAAAAAAGTGCTGGGAAGCCGCGGCTAGTGGGGAGCTACTGGGGGAGCAGGTAGAGGGGCTTCGCGTTGTTTAGAGCCTGCTCCAGCCTCTTCTCAACGTCGTCCCAGTTGACCACGTTCCACCAGTTCTCGACGTAGCTGCCCCTGTCGTTCTTGTACTGGAGGTAGTAGGCGTGCTCCCACACGTCAATAACTAGTATGGGCACAAGGCCCGCCGTCATGAGGACGTTGTGCTTCTCCACCTGCAGTATCCTGAGCTCCTCTGTCAGAGGGTCGAACGCGAGCACGCCCCACCCGACGCCCTCCACCGTCTTCGCAGCGGCGCTGAAGAGGGCCTTGAACTTCTCGAAGCCGCCGAACTGCTTCTCTATGAGGTCAGCCACCCTGCCGCCAGGTGTTCCACCGCCCTTGCCGGGCGGGGCCATGTTGGGCCAGAATATGGTGTGCATTATGTGGCCTGCGTAGTTGAAGCTGAAGTCCCTCATGACAGCCCTAACGTCTATCTGTATCTCGCCCTTGAGATGCTTCTCTATCTTCTCGAGTGCGGCGTTAGCCCCTTTGACATACGTGTTGTGATGCTTCTGGTGGTGCAGCTTCATTATCTCCTCTATAATGTAGGGCTCCAGGGCGTTGTAGTTGTAGGGTAGCGGGGGGAGCTCGTACCTCTTAAAGCTCACCATTCCAACTCACCTTCTCGAACCGTGGGTAATAGTATGTTAACGGAGTTAAAGAATAGTTTAATAGTTAGGATAAATATTTCGGGCGCCAGTTTAAGAGCAGGCGCTATTTAAAACGCTTGGGCGGCCGCTAGCGCTACGGCAGGCCTTACCCCTCACCCGCAGCCATGGATACCTGTACGTGCTTCACCGTGAGCAGCCTTCCCAGCGGGTAGTTATTCTCCTGCAGCACATCCTCTACAGCCCTCCTGACATCGGTCAGCTTCTCGACCGAGCCCGAGAAGATGTCTACATCGGTTATCGGCAGCCTGGACGGCTGCGCTATGAAGCTGTTTATACGAACCTCAGTATCCCCGCCGAGGACCTCCATAAGCTTCTCGGCAAGGGCCTTGAGGAAAGACAGCCTCCACCTCCTCCCAACAAGCCTGACTCTTATCACCGTGATTATCTGCTCCGACATACCTCACTCACCATAAAGGAATATGACCCTTCTATCAACGCTCATTATCTATATATAGGCATTATTAATATTTATTTGTAAACCCGCGCCACCCTCTAAAACTATGCAGACACTATATATAGGATTTATTTATAACTCTGGATTTAATAATAGCGCCCCTCTATGAAAAGCCTTCCCCGCCGGACACTCACGAGGACTTTGGCGGCGGGCCTCGCTACCCCAGAGCCAGTCATCAACCTCCTCCTGGGCACGACTGGCTTCATAGGCCCGCCAGGAACCGGCTCTCGCTAATTAGTTTTCACGCCAACATCTATATGCTTCTACCATCCTCCGGGATCTCCGGCTGGCCCTGGCCCCTAACTCTTATACCCTTAGGCTCCCTTTTCAATTCTCTGGGTAGACATGGTTCGCGTGGAGCGTCTGAGGACTGGAGTGGAGGGTTTCGACCCTCTGGTGGCTGGGGGGATACCCAGGGGCTTCTTCGTGGCCGTTGTGGGGGAGCCCGGGACTGGGAAGACCGTGTTCA from Aeropyrum pernix K1 encodes:
- a CDS encoding acyl-CoA dehydrogenase family protein, translating into MSQESCLGPAASRLLDEELAALAGDIDRENRVPDSLIEKAAAEGLFDIGSVECLLQAVRRASRFSRGFAHVLLVHGSCRLAVGGEGRVYALGITEAGGGTDVRANIATRAEELGGGSYRLEGMKYFTSNALYASHFVVLALAGEEPALFLCEKQPRIRVEPLDLSGFRGSGVGKVVFDGAVCERLTEPGVDGVRAALGYINVGRLGYASLALGIADRAIEVIVEAASSKRVFGKRLLDYQGVQWRIASIAARRAALESLVVSALDGGGRVDPEKAAMAKVLGGELALEAAWSAVQILGGRGLAMWGEAERMYRDAKVIDIGEGAKEVLMDYIAGRTVKKVLGSRG
- a CDS encoding superoxide dismutase, whose amino-acid sequence is MVSFKRYELPPLPYNYNALEPYIIEEIMKLHHQKHHNTYVKGANAALEKIEKHLKGEIQIDVRAVMRDFSFNYAGHIMHTIFWPNMAPPGKGGGTPGGRVADLIEKQFGGFEKFKALFSAAAKTVEGVGWGVLAFDPLTEELRILQVEKHNVLMTAGLVPILVIDVWEHAYYLQYKNDRGSYVENWWNVVNWDDVEKRLEQALNNAKPLYLLPQ